A stretch of DNA from Endozoicomonas sp. 8E:
TGCGGGGGTCTCTCAACCATGAAGCGAACATGGGGGTTCTCCGGTTTACTACTAAAGCTCAGAGTATAGATGGCCTGTCGCTAGTTGGCTCCGAAGTTCTTTAAAGCTTGAGCATAGGGTGCGGCATGATGGTGTGTTTCCAGTAGCGATAGAAACGTGCCACCTTCTGGCGTCACTGGATTGATCTCCAGACCTGTTTCCGCGTAAAAGCGCAGGAATCGTTCAAAGTCCTCTGCTCGCAATGCACGATAAGCACGGGTCAGAATATGTAGGGCGCGGTCTTCTCCGGCTGGTGCCTGAAGCGTAAGCAGCTCTTTGATTCGCTCATCATTCAGCACTTCACCAATGACTTTCTGTTTGTCTTTCTTCATTGTTATTCCTGATAGCTTTTGGCAGTTCGTCGGCATTGTACACGATGGATTTTAAACTTTCAGGAATCTTAATCTTGATACTTTCAACGGGATTGTCGGAAAAGTGGCGATTATGGCATTTATAGTGGCTCAAGCTCTATTCAAGTCCTCTGAATTATTCCGAAATGGTATAGATTTTTTAAATAAGCGCCTCAACTTTAGATGATACTTAAATTTACAACGGAATAGACTGAATGAATCAGAGGTAACAAGGATGTCAACAGTAGTAGGTTCAGTTGGGGGGCAAAGTCCGGTAAATACGGGGCAACAAGTTTCTCAGGGTGTTGAAGAAGGGGCCAAAATAAAAGCCCAGGGTATGAATCGCAGCATCGAAGCGCGTAATCATCCCAATTTTCTGCCTCCATCTCCCCCGGCACATAGCGGCTCACTTCAATCACTCCCATCAGACATTTCGCTGTACGAGCGAGAGAGCGAAGTAGTAGAGGGTCGAAAGCACATTGAATCCAATCACGTAAAAAGAGAGTCATCAGGCTCTGCCAGCCCAGTTAAAGAAATCAACAAACCAACCTTAAAGCAAAAGGTGGCTCACATCTTTGGCGAGTTGAAACGTTCCTTAAAGAATGAAAACTGGAAGCCTGTTCCCCAGGATCTGATCAATGGGGTTCGCAACAATGGTTTGAGACAAGAGCTTTCCACCAGAAATGAAAAGATAGTGGAACTGGGCCAGCTGAAAGAAAGAGCCAATATTCTGGAGAATAAGCTGGCAAATTTTGATAAAAAGTACGCCAAGTCACTTGCGCTTTATGCGGCACCGGAAAATCCTCCCAAAAAAGGTAAGTTTCCGGCCCCGGATGGAAAAACCTACGACTTTTCCAAGGGGCAATTTTTTGGTGACAGAGCAAAGATGTTGAATGAGTTCAAAGCTGCCTTTGATAAAGATCCTGATTTTCAAAGTTACAACTCTGATCTCGAAGAGTTGAGAAGTATAGAAGGCAATAGAGATGAACCAGGCAAAAGAGCTGAGCTGAAAAAGGAGATCAGGGAGCTGAATAAATCCCTGAAACCAAGGGTTGACGCAGAGGCTGGTCAGGAAACTGAGCTCCGCCTTGGAAGTCTCGATGCTCAGGTAGAGATCATTCAAATGAAGACGTCAAAGGCAATTGAGCAAAAGACCAAAGAGTATCGAAAAGATTTAAAAACACTGAAAGAAGCAGTAGAGAGTAAAAGAAAAGAACTGGACTCCCATAGAATGGATAATGAGTTAAGGAAATTCAAAATCTCGGGAGTGAAACGCAAGCTTGGGGGAATTGAAAACTCCAGACAACGGTGGCTGGATAATGTTGATAGTAATACTCAATTGAATCCACAGCAGAAACAGCAGAGCAAAGCACGAATAGAGGCATCATTCAATCAGAAGAGGGTGGAGCTTCAGGAAGAGTTAAAGAGCCTTGAAAGCATGGTAAGTTCTTATCAAAGCGAAAAGCAAGCGCTACAGGAAGAATATGATCAAGCCATTGAGGCCAGGGAACAGGCCGCTAAGAGGAGTGATTTCAAAGAAAGCATAAATGAAATTCTCAGGGGACAGCAGAAAGAAATGAGCGAAATACTTGAATTGCGCAAGGCCTTTCCCGGGAAAATTGAACGGGATCGAGCTGCAATCAGAAAAAGTTTGCAGGGAAGAATAAGCTAAAAGGGGCTGAACCAGTCTACCGTCGGGTAAACTGGTTCAGCTAACTCAATTTTCAGTGACCCTTCAAAGCAAAAATGCCGTTAGCGTTCCGCCAGTAGCCCTGGTAATCCAGCCCATACCCAAAGATATAACGATCCTCAATTTCAAGACCTGAGAAATCTGCCTTGAGGCCGGGGCGAGCCTTACGGTCGTGCAGCTTGTCAACCAGAACGGCGGTCAGAACCTTCCTCGCACCCTGTTCCTTGCAGAAGTCGACAATGGCGTCCAGAGTGTGGCCCTCGTCAAGAATGTCATCAACGATCAGAATAGTCCTGCCTTTCATGTCCTGTGAAGGGCGTACCTTCCAGTCCAGACGCCCACCTGTTAATTGATCTCGGTAGCGAGTGGCGTGCACGTATGAGGCTTCCAGGGGGAACTGCAGGTGAGTCAGCAGCTTGCCGGTAATGACCATGCCACCGTTCATTACACAGTAAACCAATGGATTACTACCAGACAGTTGTTCAGTAATAGCGCTGCCCATATTCTTAATGGCGTCTTCTATCTGTTGTTCATTGTACAGGCATTCAGCCTCGTCGAGGACTTGCTGGATATGGTCGAGATCAACAGACATGGGTTGGGAACCTCGTTGTAATAACTCGTCATTGGCTAACAACTGGCTTTCTCCAGAAACTGCCTGATCGACAAGCAGTGAATCGGGTTCGAGGCAGCGTAGACAAAAGTTGAACCGTGGAAAAAAGAGGGCAACGATACCTACATTAGATGTGAACAGCAAGTCATAGCTTACTTCGGTTTGGTGTGAGAAAAATTTATGGGTGGGTTACAAGGGCTGTGTAAAAATAAAAAGATTTATGCCCGTCAAATGGGTAGAGTCAGTATTAAGTGGAAGGCATCGGGAGCTGACATGAGTGTACAAGAAATCAAGCACCCTCTGGTACAGCACAAGCTGGGCATTTTACGCACCAAGGGTATCAGTACGAAAGGGTTTCGGACACTGGCTAATGAAGTGGGTTCGCTGCTAACTTACGAAGCGACAAAAGACTTTGAGCTGGAAGATCATGTTATTCATGGCTGGGCCGGAGACGTCACCGTCAAGCAGATTAAAGGTAAGAAGATTACTATTGTTCCCATTCTCAGAGCAGGTCTGGGTATGATGGATGGAGTGCTTGATCTGGTGCCGGGCGCCCGGGTCAGTGTCGTAGGCCTGTATCGTGATGAAGAAACCCTCGAGCCGGTTCCTTACTTCGAAAAGCTGGTTAAGGATATTGATGAGCGAATGGCTCTGGTATTAGACCCTATGCTGGCTACCGGTGGTTCCATGACTGCCGCTATTGATATGCTCAAGAAGGCCGGCTGCAAGGAAATCCGCTGTCTTGTGCTGGTGGCAGCTCCGGAGGGTATAGAGAAAGTGCTTGAAACTCATCCGGATGTCAAAATCTTTACTGCATCGGTGGATGATTGTTTGAATGACCACGGTTATATCATGCCGGGTCTGGGCGATGCAGGAGATAAAATCTTCGGAACTAAATAGTAAAGGGAAAGGCTGATTATGACTGATATAAACCTGGCCGATGATGGAATGCCAGTATGGCGACAGATGTTGATGGGGGGGCAGATGCTGTTTGTCGCCTTCGGTGCTCTGGTACTGGTGCCCTTGTTGACCGGGTTGGACCCAAATGTTGCTTTCTTTACCGCTGGTATTGGTACCCTGATATTCCAGTTGTGTACCAGACGACAGGTGCCTATCTTTCTGGCCTCTTCTTTTGCCTTTATTGCGCCTATTACGTTTAGTGTTCAAAGTTGGGGCCTGCCTGCAACATTAGGCGGTATGATGGCAGCAGGACTGTTTTATGTAGTGCTCAGCTTTATCATTCGCTTGCGGGGAAGCGGTATCCTTTATCGATTATTTCCTCCGGTGGTGGTGGGTCCGGTGATTATGGTCATTGGTCTCGGGCTGGCGTCTGTTGCCGTTGACATGGCCAGTGGTGATGCCAATTCATCGATTGATCCCAATACCTCATTGTTGCTGGCGGGCGTCGCTCTGGTGACAACACTGGCCGTTTCCACCATGGCCGGCGGTATCTTCAAACTGATTCCGGTTATCTGTGGAATCGGTGCTGGTTATATTGCTGCGTTATTTACGGGGGTTGTGGATTTTCAACCGGTTATTGATCGTCCATGGTTTGCTGTTCCTGCGTTCACAGCCCCGGAGTTTAACTGGAATGCCATCCTGTTTATGGTACCAGTCGCTATTGCGCCAGCTATTGAACATATTGGCGATATGCTGGCGATCAGTTCGGTTACTGGTAAGAAGTACCTCGAAAAGCCCGGTCTGAAAAATACCCTGATGGGTGATGGCTTTGCCACTTCTGCTGCGGCCATGTTGGGTGGCCCTCCCAATACCACCTATTCAGAAGTCACCGGTGCGGTGATGCTGACAAAAGCCTTCAATCCCAAAATCATGACTTGGGCTGCAATCATGGCCATTGCAGTGGCGTTTATCAGCAAAGTCGGTGGCTTTCTGGCGACGATTCCAACACCGGTGATGGGTGGGATCATGATGCTGTTATTCGGCTCTATTGCTGTTGTAGGTCTCAGTACCATGATCAAGGCTCAGGTGGATCTGAGCAAGCCTCGCAATCTGGTGATTGTGTCAGTTGTTCTAGTGTTTGGTATTGGTAATCTGGCTTTGTCGATGGGTGAGTTCACTCTGAAAGGCGTTAGCCTATGCGCCGTTACTGCCGTTTTGCTAAATGCGATCTTGCCTCATGCCGACAGGGAAGATAAGTTTCAGTCTACAGGTGTCTGATTGCACATGATCCTTTCGGATAAGCCTAATTAAAACTGATCCTGTCCAGATCGGTATTAGATTCGAACAGCATCGATTCAGCTTCATCCAGATCTTTGGCGATGTTGATGAATCTGGAGATACCCGTCAGTTCCAGCAGTGAATGGATGGATCTTGAGACATTGCAAAGCGTGATGCTGTGAATGAGGGTCAATGAATTTCGAGTGTTGAGTAAGACTCTCAGGCCTTCGCTGCTGATGCTGAATAACTGTGAACAGTCCAGAATCAGGTGCTGATTGCCCTCAAAGGTGGCAGCTTCGATGGCTCGATCCAGCATTTGTGAGGTGGCAGCGTCTACTTTGCCCCGAACTTCCAGCAGGGTGTAGTTGTAATGATCTTCCAGATTGATGGATAAGGCCATAGTCTTACTCCTTTAAAAATGGCTGCTTTGTTGCGAGATATCCTAGGATCTGTTGGAAGCAATTGGTATAACAAGGTTGACAGCATTGCTGACAATTTCAGATGAACAGGTTTTACTGGCAGGTTTTTTTGTGAGGTTAGCTGTTCCGATGTGGCAGCAGGTTTGAGATTCACTGGTCTCTCTGACTGATTTGTGAGCAATAAAAAAGGGGTGAACCATCACCCCAATCTTAAATGTCCTGTCAGGCAGTTAGCCAGCACTGTAGAAAGTCGCCGAGCCCGGTCCAACCGGCAGACCCATTACGAAGACCCAGACGAAGAACAGCACGCTCCAGCCAATCACGAAGAACATCGAGTAAGGCAGCATCATGGAGATCAGAGTGCCAATACCGAGGTCTTTCTTATAACGTGAAGCAAAGGCAACGATCAGGCCAAAGTAGCTCATCATTGGCGTGATGATATTGGTGACTGAGTCACCGATACGGTATGCGGCCTGAATGACTTCAGGCGCGTAGCCTACCAGCATCAGCATTGGCACAAAGATTGGTGCGGTAACGGCCCACTGCGCGGAAGCGGAGCCAATCATCAGGTTTACAAAACCACACATCAGGATGAAAACGGCGAACAGCAGTGGACCGGTCAGGCCTATGTTCTGAAGGAATTCAGCACCCAGTACCGCAAAGATGGTGCCTAGATTGGTCATGCCAAAGAAAGCGACGAACTGGGCAGCAAAGAACACCAGGACAATGTACATGCCCATGGTACTCATGCTCTTGGACATGCAATCGATCACGTCTCTGTCATTCTTGACGGTGCCTACCGTTTTACCGTAGACAAAGCCGGGAATCGCAAAGAATATCAGGATCATGGCGACAATGCCCTTAAGGAATGGAGAGCCTGCAACAGCACCCGTTTCAGGGTGCCTGAGAACGCCCCACTCAGGAACAATGGTGAGAGCCATAACACCCATCAAGACCAGTAATGCCATTCCAGCCCGTTTCAGGCCGCGCTTCTCAAGGTCGGTGACTTCTTCCATTTTGTCTTCAGAAAGATCAACCGAAGCTTCTGATTCATTGTACTTGCCCAGACGAGGCTCAATGATCTTGTTGGTTACCCAGGTACCTACGAAGGTGATCAGGAACACACTGACCGACATGAAGTACCAGTTGGCTTCAGGACCCACGACATAAGCCGGATCAATCATTCTGGCGGCCGTTTCTGTGATGCCGGACAGCAGTGGATCAACAGTACCCAGCAGCAGGTTAGCGCTATAACCACCGGAAACACCGGCAAAAGCGGCAGCCAGACCTGCCAGAGGGTGTCTTCCCAGTGAGTGGAAGATCATGGCAGCCAGAGGAATAACAACCACGTAGCCCAGTTCAGAAGCAGTATTGGACAGAATACCGGCAAACACAACAATCATGGTTACGGTGTTGCGGGATGCCTTCATAACCAGAGAGCGAACCAGTGCACTCAGCAATCCGGAGTGTTCTGCAATAGCAACACCCATGAGAGCAACCAGTACGGTGCCCAGAGGAGCAAAGCCGGTGAAATTGGTGACCAGCTTGGTCACAATCATTCGCAGGCCATCACCTGTCAGCAGGTTGACGACATGGATTGTGCCATCTGCTGCACGGCCCGCTGCCCCTTCCGGGCGGGGGTCAACGACACTCAGTCCTGCCCATGAGGCGATACCGCTGATAATAACAATACCCACTGCAAACAGGGCAAACAGGGTAATTGGATGGGGTAACAGGTTGCCAAGCCACTCTACAGTAGCGAGGAAACGATCAAAGGCGGTGCGATTATTTTTGCTATTATTTGCATCACCTGTTGGGAGAGTTTCGGACTGGTACGACATACTTCCGCTCCAAACAGTTTTAGTAGGTTTTTAGCCAGCGTCTATGCTTGTAGTTTTGACAGCTTGGCCATGAGTAACACTCATTCGTTAAATGCTTGTGATTGTGGCCGTTTAGCGAATAAGTGCGACGGATGAGTCAGGCAATTGTCCCTGACAAAAAGATAAGCTGGACTATATTTCCAGAAAATCTGGTCGGCATAATACTCTGAAACAGGATTTTTTTACAAATTTAGTTATAAGAATATAGTTTTTATTTGATTTAAATCTCATTTTAAAAGTCGTTGGTCAATTAATTTGAAAACCCTGAGCCCGTGATAAGCAGTTAATAGGGCTTGATTAGGCTGGGATTTGACAACTAATTCTTCCATAGCATGGCTGATCGTGAGTTGAGGCACTTTTACGATGAATGATCAGAACCTGTTCGCCTTTAATTGTACTTAGGATGTAGTTTTTTATAGATAAGGAGTCTATGTATGGACGCTAGTTCCAGTCAATCTTTGACAGTCAGTCAACCTCTGAGGTCGTTGGACACAGGTAATGAACTTCATTCAAGGAGGACATCAGGCCGTTCTACCACATTCAATACTCGCAATGTGACAAGGGCGGATAACCCTTCTTGTAAACTGACTGTTTACCTCGACAATGGCCACAGCTTTGTCAGGCTTGAAAACAAAGACAGAGGAGTAGACATTACCCGTGGTCTCTATCCAGCCCGGTTTGTTGCATCGAAAACTAATCTTCGTAATAAGCTCAGGCTGGAAACCCTGTTCAATTCTGAGACTTTTCCCGTTAGTCCCTTGTTATCAAAACTATCCAGATCAGCTCCTGTGGAGGAAGTGCAAAAGCCTCGCGTTGATCGTAATCAGTGTCCAGTGGTTGATAGTAATAATGATAAATTGAAATCCAAACTTTATCTGACCTACGCAGCGTCTTTAGGGGCAAAATTGGCGGGCAGAACACACCTGGGGCGAGCATTGGCGTTAATTGGTGTTCATAGAACGCTTTTTTCGAAAATGCAGGGGCGGCTTTCAGATGAAACCTTAAGCTATGCCTATGAGGGTTTTGATAGTATCCCTAGAGTTACTTTCTTCATTTCTCAGCAGGAAGCATTGGCGGTGGAGAAGTATATCTCAGAGTATGACGATGCCTGTGATAAAGGAGAGGAAAGTTGTATCTTTCAAGGGATTGGGTTCAACTGTGTCGATTTTGCTCAGGAGGCTTTCTCAAAAACGGACTATTCCGGTCATTTTATTGAATATTTCACCCCTTCACTTCTGTCGCAGAGAGTGGGCATGGCAGGACTCTACGCAGTTGGCTGTCATCTTGTGGTCAAAAATCCTGCTTCGACAGCTGGAACACTGATGTTGGCGGTCGTGGTTGGCAAATACGCAGTTCCCAGGCTGAAGGAAGCTGTCAGGAGTGTTGGCAGTTGGATCTGTGGTTGGGTGTGGCCTGCACAGCAGTCGATCGCAGCGACACAGGTGGATGTGAGTGAGTTGAAGCGGCTTCATGGCAGCCTTCAATTAGCCAATTTATACTGCGAGGTATTTTGGGAAAATTATAGTGAAAGAGATGCTGAAGCCAGAAAGCTGATCAGCGATAGTGTTGATCTTCAGGCACGTTTCGATGATCTGGAAGAGCTGATCAAAACAGAAGACTATAATGGAAGACATCAATCGTTTATTTATAAAGAGTTGAAAAATATTCAGGACGGTTTCACCGAATTCTTCAGGGAGGCTGCTGACATGAAGAACGCTCATAACAGCAAGGAGAGTTGGCATGGACGCCGGGCATAATAAACTTCAGACAGGGGCTCTGCCTCCCGGGCCGATGGATACCGGTGGTATTTCTCAATCCAGCGTCCTGTTACGCGATTCGGCAACTTTCAATGCTCGCAATGTGACAAGGGCAGATAACCCTTCTTGTAAACTGACCGTTTACCTCGACTATGGCCACAGTTTTGTCAGGCTTGAAAACAAAGCCAGAGGCGTAGACATTGCTCGCGGTCTCTATCCTGTTTCGGCTACTCGGTGGGAAGTGATACCACAAGATGCAGAAGGTAGTCTTGATGATCATGAACTGGACTCCCTGTCTCATTCTGAGGTTCCCCCCGCCGATCCTCCATTACCGAGAGACGAGAACCCAGACCCTGTTGACGAAGTGCCCGAGCCTTTCGTTGCTCATAATCAGTGTCCTGTGCGGGAAGTTGTTGGGGATCTTGGGCGGGTTCGCAGACTCTTACTGGCCTCAGCAGTGTCTGGGGGGGCCAAGTTGGCGGGCAGAAGATCTCAGGGAAAGGTGTCGTGTTCTGTTGGAGTTGGCAGATATTCATATGAAATTCTTTCCAAAACACAACAGGGGGCTGTGTTGGATGAAGCTATCGAATTTAAAACTTATTACCATAACGATATTAATGATATCCCTAAAGTCACTTTCTTTATCTCTCAACAGGAAGCCATAAGAGTTGAGAAGTATATCTCAGAGTACGCCGATGCCTGTGATAAAGGAGAGGAAAGTTGTATCTTTCAAGGGCTTGGGTTTAATTGTGTTGATTTTGCCCAGGAAGCT
This window harbors:
- a CDS encoding PA4642 family protein yields the protein MKKDKQKVIGEVLNDERIKELLTLQAPAGEDRALHILTRAYRALRAEDFERFLRFYAETGLEINPVTPEGGTFLSLLETHHHAAPYAQALKNFGAN
- a CDS encoding hypoxanthine-guanine phosphoribosyltransferase, encoding MSVDLDHIQQVLDEAECLYNEQQIEDAIKNMGSAITEQLSGSNPLVYCVMNGGMVITGKLLTHLQFPLEASYVHATRYRDQLTGGRLDWKVRPSQDMKGRTILIVDDILDEGHTLDAIVDFCKEQGARKVLTAVLVDKLHDRKARPGLKADFSGLEIEDRYIFGYGLDYQGYWRNANGIFALKGH
- the upp gene encoding uracil phosphoribosyltransferase encodes the protein MSVQEIKHPLVQHKLGILRTKGISTKGFRTLANEVGSLLTYEATKDFELEDHVIHGWAGDVTVKQIKGKKITIVPILRAGLGMMDGVLDLVPGARVSVVGLYRDEETLEPVPYFEKLVKDIDERMALVLDPMLATGGSMTAAIDMLKKAGCKEIRCLVLVAAPEGIEKVLETHPDVKIFTASVDDCLNDHGYIMPGLGDAGDKIFGTK
- a CDS encoding uracil-xanthine permease family protein, translated to MTDINLADDGMPVWRQMLMGGQMLFVAFGALVLVPLLTGLDPNVAFFTAGIGTLIFQLCTRRQVPIFLASSFAFIAPITFSVQSWGLPATLGGMMAAGLFYVVLSFIIRLRGSGILYRLFPPVVVGPVIMVIGLGLASVAVDMASGDANSSIDPNTSLLLAGVALVTTLAVSTMAGGIFKLIPVICGIGAGYIAALFTGVVDFQPVIDRPWFAVPAFTAPEFNWNAILFMVPVAIAPAIEHIGDMLAISSVTGKKYLEKPGLKNTLMGDGFATSAAAMLGGPPNTTYSEVTGAVMLTKAFNPKIMTWAAIMAIAVAFISKVGGFLATIPTPVMGGIMMLLFGSIAVVGLSTMIKAQVDLSKPRNLVIVSVVLVFGIGNLALSMGEFTLKGVSLCAVTAVLLNAILPHADREDKFQSTGV
- a CDS encoding STAS domain-containing protein, with amino-acid sequence MALSINLEDHYNYTLLEVRGKVDAATSQMLDRAIEAATFEGNQHLILDCSQLFSISSEGLRVLLNTRNSLTLIHSITLCNVSRSIHSLLELTGISRFINIAKDLDEAESMLFESNTDLDRISFN
- a CDS encoding AbgT family transporter, with translation MSYQSETLPTGDANNSKNNRTAFDRFLATVEWLGNLLPHPITLFALFAVGIVIISGIASWAGLSVVDPRPEGAAGRAADGTIHVVNLLTGDGLRMIVTKLVTNFTGFAPLGTVLVALMGVAIAEHSGLLSALVRSLVMKASRNTVTMIVVFAGILSNTASELGYVVVIPLAAMIFHSLGRHPLAGLAAAFAGVSGGYSANLLLGTVDPLLSGITETAARMIDPAYVVGPEANWYFMSVSVFLITFVGTWVTNKIIEPRLGKYNESEASVDLSEDKMEEVTDLEKRGLKRAGMALLVLMGVMALTIVPEWGVLRHPETGAVAGSPFLKGIVAMILIFFAIPGFVYGKTVGTVKNDRDVIDCMSKSMSTMGMYIVLVFFAAQFVAFFGMTNLGTIFAVLGAEFLQNIGLTGPLLFAVFILMCGFVNLMIGSASAQWAVTAPIFVPMLMLVGYAPEVIQAAYRIGDSVTNIITPMMSYFGLIVAFASRYKKDLGIGTLISMMLPYSMFFVIGWSVLFFVWVFVMGLPVGPGSATFYSAG